The window ATGGAGCTTGTAACTTGGGCAACTCATAAATATGCCATGCATGGCTTTATGTGGTTTTTTCACGAAGACCATCATCAGGTTAAACCGGGCTTCTTTGAGAAGAATGATTTCTTTTTTCTAATTTTTGCCATTCCAAGTTGGTTGTGTATTATGCTTGGCTTAATGCATCAGTATTATTTTGTGGTATCGATTGGAGTCGGAATTGCAATGTATGGGGTAGCTTATTTTTTTGTACACGATGTTTTTATTCATCAACGTTTTAAGTGGTTTAGAAACTCCGATAATGTATACTTGCGTGCATTAAGAAAGGCTCATAAAGTACACCACAAGCACTTAAACAAAGAAG is drawn from Bacteroidota bacterium and contains these coding sequences:
- a CDS encoding sterol desaturase family protein, coding for MLTYILITLFTFFMMELVTWATHKYAMHGFMWFFHEDHHQVKPGFFEKNDFFFLIFAIPSWLCIMLGLMHQYYFVVSIGVGIAMYGVAYFFVHDVFIHQRFKWFRNSDNVYLRALRKAHKVHHKHLNKEDGECFGMLWVPTKYYKEAKRAVDSK